A single region of the Biomaibacter acetigenes genome encodes:
- a CDS encoding sugar ABC transporter ATP-binding protein, producing MEQPYLIMRGISKRFPGVKALDSVDFEVKKGEVHGLVGENGAGKSTLIKILTGAYQKDKGEILINGTRVDIMNPQHSMKLGIAAIYQELNLSPYLSAAENIFLGREFKRTGVVNIIDWKKTRQKARELLLELGQDINISIPVKDLGIGQQQMVEIAKAISTNANIIIMDEPTSSLSLHETEELMKAIKKLKDKGISVIFISHRLDEVFEICDRITVMRDGKKIITIKSSETSKEELIRYMVGRTLDQQYPKVTIPRGEEALRVEHLSRKGVFKNISFSAYSGEILGIAGLVGAGRTEIVRSIFGADPRDEGEIYVFGKKCDIKSPLDAMNAGIALLTEDRKGQGLFLDNDIVNNITVCSLQRFKGSLLLKTKDLFETSRELCHMLNVKTPSLQKIVRELSGGNQQKVVIAKWLCYNARIFIFDEPTRGIDVGAKVEVYNIMNQLVSQGACVIMISSELPEILGMSDRIIVVHEGKITGEFTIDEANQEAIMKAATGGV from the coding sequence ATGGAGCAGCCATATCTTATAATGAGGGGGATCTCAAAAAGATTTCCAGGAGTTAAGGCTCTGGATTCAGTAGATTTCGAAGTCAAAAAGGGCGAAGTTCACGGCTTGGTAGGAGAAAATGGTGCGGGTAAATCTACTTTAATAAAAATTTTGACCGGAGCCTATCAAAAAGATAAAGGTGAAATTCTGATAAATGGTACCCGGGTAGATATTATGAATCCACAGCATTCCATGAAGCTAGGAATTGCCGCCATATATCAGGAATTGAACTTGAGTCCTTATCTTTCGGCGGCGGAAAACATATTCCTTGGCAGGGAATTCAAAAGAACCGGAGTTGTCAATATAATTGACTGGAAAAAAACGAGGCAAAAAGCAAGAGAACTTCTGTTAGAGCTGGGTCAGGATATAAATATAAGTATTCCTGTTAAAGATCTCGGAATAGGCCAGCAGCAGATGGTGGAAATTGCGAAGGCTATCTCCACCAACGCAAACATAATTATTATGGATGAGCCCACTTCCAGTTTGAGCCTTCATGAGACCGAAGAATTGATGAAGGCCATAAAAAAGCTTAAAGACAAAGGCATATCGGTTATTTTTATATCCCACCGGCTGGATGAGGTATTTGAAATCTGCGACAGAATAACCGTGATGCGGGATGGCAAAAAAATAATCACGATAAAATCATCCGAAACCAGTAAAGAAGAGCTTATAAGGTACATGGTGGGTAGGACCCTTGATCAGCAGTATCCTAAGGTTACTATCCCTCGCGGGGAAGAAGCTTTAAGAGTAGAACATTTGAGCAGAAAAGGTGTATTTAAAAATATAAGCTTTTCAGCATATAGCGGTGAAATACTCGGTATAGCCGGCCTTGTGGGAGCGGGACGGACCGAAATAGTGAGGAGTATCTTCGGTGCAGACCCCAGGGATGAAGGAGAGATTTATGTTTTCGGTAAAAAATGTGATATAAAATCTCCTCTTGATGCCATGAATGCAGGAATAGCTCTGCTCACTGAAGATCGTAAGGGTCAGGGGCTATTTTTGGATAATGATATAGTAAACAATATAACGGTTTGTTCTCTGCAGAGGTTCAAGGGATCATTGCTCTTAAAGACTAAAGATTTATTTGAAACATCCCGGGAGTTGTGTCACATGTTAAATGTGAAAACACCGTCCTTGCAGAAAATAGTCAGGGAGCTAAGCGGTGGAAATCAGCAAAAAGTAGTTATCGCAAAATGGCTCTGCTATAACGCAAGGATATTCATTTTTGATGAACCTACCCGGGGCATCGATGTGGGAGCTAAAGTCGAAGTCTATAATATAATGAATCAATTAGTTTCCCAGGGAGCCTGCGTTATTATGATATCCTCGGAACTTCCCGAAATTCTGGGTATGAGCGACAGAATCATAGTCGTACATGAAGGTAAAATAACGGGAGAGTTCACCATAGATGAGGCCAATCAGGAAGCAATCATGAAGGCCGCAACGGGAGGCGTATAA
- a CDS encoding ABC transporter permease: MGVEIKVKKAGPVKTERNINLKKIISTAGPLFGLIILCIVLAIMSPYFLEMTNLMNIARQSAINSLIAVGMLLAILTAGIDLSVGSILALSTVIMGLLVINMGLNPFLGIIVCLAIGALLGFFNGIMLTKLHLPHPFISTLGMMNIARGLSLIVTKASPVSGFPPSIQYLGAAFIGPVPVSFILVIIIYVIYHFFLTKTPTGRYIYAVGGNPEAARLSGINVEKVLVIVYTLSGLMAAMGGLVLAGRVNAAYPLAGLGYELDAIAAVIIGGASFMGGVGTVWGTLIGAMIMAVLRNGLNLLGVTAEWQTVAIGTVIIAAVYIDVVRRRAQAKSQVTE, translated from the coding sequence ATGGGTGTTGAAATCAAAGTGAAAAAAGCCGGTCCTGTAAAGACGGAGAGAAATATAAATCTAAAAAAAATAATCTCTACTGCAGGTCCTTTATTTGGCTTGATAATCCTTTGCATTGTACTGGCAATTATGTCTCCATATTTTCTGGAGATGACAAATTTAATGAATATAGCACGCCAGTCTGCCATAAATAGCCTCATAGCAGTGGGCATGCTGCTGGCCATCTTGACCGCCGGCATTGACCTCTCCGTAGGTTCCATTCTTGCTCTTTCTACGGTTATAATGGGTCTTCTGGTCATCAACATGGGATTGAATCCTTTTCTGGGCATCATTGTATGTCTGGCCATCGGGGCACTGCTTGGTTTTTTCAATGGAATAATGCTAACAAAGCTTCATTTGCCCCACCCTTTTATTTCAACACTGGGCATGATGAACATTGCAAGAGGCTTATCATTGATTGTAACCAAGGCTTCGCCGGTTTCGGGATTTCCGCCTTCCATTCAATATCTTGGTGCAGCGTTCATAGGGCCGGTACCGGTGAGCTTTATTCTGGTGATAATCATATATGTCATATACCACTTTTTCCTTACCAAGACTCCTACAGGGCGCTATATTTATGCCGTCGGCGGTAATCCCGAAGCAGCGCGCCTGTCAGGTATCAATGTGGAGAAGGTTCTGGTTATAGTGTATACCCTCAGCGGTTTGATGGCAGCTATGGGCGGCCTGGTGCTGGCAGGCAGGGTCAATGCGGCCTATCCTCTTGCGGGCCTGGGATATGAACTGGATGCCATTGCGGCGGTCATTATAGGCGGAGCAAGTTTCATGGGAGGCGTTGGAACAGTTTGGGGCACACTGATAGGTGCCATGATTATGGCGGTCTTAAGAAACGGCTTAAACCTTTTAGGGGTTACTGCAGAGTGGCAGACAGTAGCCATAGGCACCGTTATTATCGCTGCTGTTTATATTGATGTTGTGAGGAGAAGAGCTCAGGCCAAAAGTCAGGTTACAGAATGA
- a CDS encoding LacI family DNA-binding transcriptional regulator translates to MPVTIYDIAKEARVSIATVSRVLNNSSVVSEKTRLRVKKVMEQLNYTPNVIASALTKKSTLTLGLLIPDIANPFFAELARGVEDASSDFGFNIIICNTDYSSDKEATYISLLKQKSIDGFIISSAYYNDQNVVKLLKANVPLVLLGRDIDDSEGLPVDVVGSDNVKGGYIATKYLIDLGHKNIACLLGPPRIKVNLEREKGYLKAMEEAGLKVCPEAVGYGDFKIDFGFKKTLEILKGPCKSTAIFAANDLTAIGAMRAIKFLGLQVPNDISVVGYDNTVLAEMVDPPLTTVNQQMRKMGYIATELLIKRIKGERGVGEKIILDTELVIRKSAGICNGK, encoded by the coding sequence ATGCCGGTAACCATATATGACATAGCTAAAGAGGCCAGGGTTTCAATAGCTACGGTATCCAGGGTTTTGAATAACAGCAGTGTTGTATCGGAAAAAACCCGGCTCAGAGTAAAAAAAGTAATGGAACAATTAAATTATACCCCCAATGTCATTGCTTCGGCCCTTACCAAAAAATCTACTCTCACTCTGGGGCTTCTCATACCCGATATTGCCAACCCGTTTTTTGCAGAGCTTGCCCGGGGAGTGGAAGACGCCAGTAGCGACTTTGGATTCAATATAATCATCTGCAACACCGATTACAGTTCAGACAAAGAAGCAACTTATATATCCCTATTAAAGCAGAAAAGCATCGACGGTTTTATTATTTCTTCGGCGTATTATAATGACCAGAATGTGGTAAAACTTCTGAAAGCCAATGTTCCACTGGTGCTTTTGGGTAGAGATATCGATGACTCCGAAGGTCTACCGGTGGATGTGGTGGGATCGGACAACGTAAAAGGCGGATATATAGCTACAAAATATTTGATTGACCTGGGACATAAGAATATCGCCTGCCTATTGGGCCCTCCCCGGATAAAAGTCAATCTTGAAAGGGAAAAGGGCTATTTAAAAGCCATGGAAGAAGCCGGGTTGAAGGTTTGTCCTGAAGCCGTGGGATATGGAGATTTTAAAATAGATTTTGGATTTAAAAAGACATTGGAAATATTAAAAGGCCCATGCAAATCTACCGCCATCTTTGCAGCCAATGATTTAACCGCTATTGGCGCAATGCGGGCTATAAAATTTTTGGGCCTGCAGGTTCCCAACGATATATCTGTAGTGGGCTATGATAACACCGTGCTGGCGGAGATGGTAGACCCGCCCCTGACCACGGTAAACCAGCAGATGAGAAAGATGGGATACATCGCCACCGAACTTTTGATAAAGAGAATCAAAGGTGAAAGGGGAGTGGGGGAAAAGATTATTCTCGATACAGAACTTGTTATCAGGAAATCTGCTGGTATATGTAATGGAAAATAG
- a CDS encoding LacI family DNA-binding transcriptional regulator, whose product MDITIKDIAKAAGVSKSTVSRVISNTGKCSDEARRKVMEAAEKLNYKKNALARAMITKETKNLGLIIYQKHKPILSHPFYAPIIEAIVDSSMKRGYSIIIATDQDIKASSAELLLEKRVDGIIFASFIDHNIILKYKNMGIPLVLLNNSVDLKDVSFVKVDNYSGAYKAVVHLISKNHKDIGFLCGPLQHRSYMERYQGYLAALKDHGIPVQEKFMRFGDSTLYEGTRLMNSILNSGDIPTAIFASNDMMAIGAIKAIKKAGLKIPDDVAIVGFDDIEHDVLIEPALSTVFVDKNKMGEMAVDLLLNEIVRNPYFKKENILPTKLILREST is encoded by the coding sequence ATGGACATAACAATTAAGGATATTGCAAAAGCCGCCGGGGTTTCCAAATCCACAGTTTCCAGAGTTATCTCAAACACTGGTAAATGCAGCGATGAAGCCAGAAGAAAGGTTATGGAAGCAGCAGAAAAGTTGAATTATAAAAAAAATGCCCTGGCCAGGGCTATGATTACAAAAGAAACAAAAAACCTAGGATTGATAATATATCAAAAACATAAGCCGATTCTTTCTCACCCTTTTTACGCTCCTATCATCGAGGCGATTGTAGATAGTTCTATGAAAAGGGGTTACAGTATAATAATAGCCACCGACCAGGACATAAAAGCTTCTTCGGCGGAACTGCTGCTTGAAAAAAGGGTCGACGGCATAATATTTGCAAGCTTTATAGACCATAACATTATATTAAAATATAAAAATATGGGTATACCATTAGTTTTATTGAACAACTCAGTAGATTTAAAAGATGTAAGTTTCGTTAAGGTGGACAATTATTCCGGGGCATACAAGGCCGTCGTTCATCTCATAAGCAAGAATCACAAAGATATAGGGTTCCTTTGTGGTCCGCTTCAACATCGCAGTTATATGGAAAGATACCAGGGTTACCTGGCGGCCTTAAAAGATCACGGTATACCGGTTCAGGAAAAATTTATGCGTTTCGGAGATTCCACTTTGTACGAAGGTACTAGACTCATGAACAGTATTCTAAATTCAGGGGATATCCCGACGGCGATTTTTGCCAGTAACGATATGATGGCTATCGGAGCCATTAAAGCTATAAAAAAAGCAGGTTTGAAAATCCCTGATGATGTAGCGATTGTTGGATTTGATGATATAGAGCACGACGTTTTGATTGAACCTGCATTATCCACGGTATTTGTCGACAAAAATAAAATGGGAGAGATGGCAGTGGATCTTCTGCTCAATGAAATAGTAAGAAATCCCTATTTTAAAAAGGAAAATATACTTCCCACAAAGTTAATTTTACGTGAATCCACTTGA
- a CDS encoding sugar ABC transporter substrate-binding protein — protein MKAKWFKVLSFTVVFLLVVSLLAGCGGQKASQPSDNQQNQQQSSGEQKSVKIAVIVKALNSDYWKIVEAGAKAAGKDLGVDVEVLGPSAETAVSEQVSMIEDQITKKVSALAVAPSQPASAIPAFDQAKAAKIPVVLIDTDAQWPDKVSFVGTGNYNGGKLAGEFLAEKLGKGGKVVILRGAMGDPTHDERANGAIEVMKAKGLEIVDIQPANSERGLGMTVMENILQAHPDIQGMFATNDEMALGALRAIQAAKKQIITVGFDGSPDALKSIAAGELTASIAQSPYNIGYKGVEAAVKAAKGEQVDKRIDTGTSVISKDNVAEEQKKLNEILGK, from the coding sequence GTGAAAGCAAAGTGGTTTAAAGTGTTGAGTTTTACAGTGGTGTTTTTGTTAGTAGTGTCACTGTTAGCAGGATGTGGTGGGCAGAAAGCTTCTCAGCCGAGCGACAACCAACAAAATCAGCAGCAATCCTCCGGAGAACAAAAATCTGTAAAAATAGCGGTGATAGTAAAAGCCTTGAACAGCGATTACTGGAAGATTGTTGAAGCTGGTGCCAAAGCTGCAGGAAAGGATTTAGGAGTCGATGTGGAAGTCCTTGGTCCCTCAGCCGAAACGGCAGTTTCTGAACAGGTTTCAATGATCGAAGACCAAATCACCAAAAAGGTTTCAGCCCTGGCAGTAGCTCCATCCCAACCGGCATCGGCTATTCCCGCTTTCGACCAGGCGAAAGCCGCAAAGATCCCTGTAGTATTAATCGATACAGATGCCCAGTGGCCTGACAAGGTCAGTTTTGTGGGGACCGGAAACTATAACGGTGGGAAACTCGCCGGTGAATTCCTAGCCGAAAAATTGGGAAAAGGCGGTAAAGTGGTAATTTTGAGAGGCGCCATGGGAGATCCTACCCATGATGAAAGGGCCAATGGCGCCATCGAAGTGATGAAGGCCAAAGGTCTTGAAATAGTAGATATTCAGCCTGCCAACAGCGAGAGAGGCCTTGGCATGACTGTTATGGAAAACATATTACAGGCTCATCCGGATATCCAGGGAATGTTTGCTACCAATGATGAGATGGCATTGGGAGCCTTAAGAGCCATACAAGCTGCTAAAAAGCAAATTATAACTGTAGGATTTGACGGTTCCCCTGATGCATTAAAATCCATAGCTGCCGGTGAACTCACAGCATCCATTGCTCAGAGCCCATATAACATCGGATATAAAGGTGTTGAAGCTGCCGTTAAAGCAGCAAAAGGTGAACAGGTGGATAAGAGAATAGATACTGGAACCAGTGTGATTTCAAAAGACAATGTAGCTGAAGAACAAAAGAAATTAAACGAAATTCTTGGCAAATAG
- a CDS encoding PfkB family carbohydrate kinase → MPEKCYDIFIIGHVSLDEIINNGEVEKRFGGAVLYSAYAAVAGGYKTGILTKTSPEIDDLSGLFNLLKDDIYHLPSKKTTSIRNKYLSSDLEKRACTAISIADPFRIEDVPHVKSRLYLLAGLVAGDYESDMITFLSKKGKVAVDVQGFLRKNEGGTLILKDWREKDIYLPYIDFLKADATEAEIMTGHNDRRKAAKELHNLGAKEVLITHNTEVIVYDGERFFSEPLKPRKLLGRTGRGDTCFSAYITERLYKKPHDALLYAAALVSLKMETPGPFRGTKTEVLDYIKKFYH, encoded by the coding sequence ATGCCAGAGAAATGCTACGATATTTTTATCATAGGGCACGTATCGCTGGATGAAATTATTAATAACGGCGAAGTTGAAAAAAGATTTGGAGGAGCGGTCCTCTACAGTGCTTATGCGGCGGTGGCTGGAGGATACAAAACCGGCATACTCACAAAGACTTCACCTGAAATTGACGACCTGAGCGGTTTGTTCAATCTTTTAAAAGATGACATTTATCATCTCCCGTCAAAAAAAACCACCTCCATTAGAAATAAATACTTGAGTTCTGACCTGGAAAAAAGGGCCTGTACTGCCATTAGCATAGCCGATCCGTTTAGAATTGAAGACGTACCCCATGTGAAATCCAGGCTCTATCTTTTGGCTGGATTGGTGGCAGGAGATTACGAAAGCGACATGATAACATTTCTTTCAAAGAAAGGGAAAGTTGCAGTTGACGTTCAGGGTTTTTTAAGGAAAAATGAAGGTGGTACTTTGATATTAAAAGACTGGAGAGAAAAAGACATCTATCTTCCGTATATAGATTTTTTAAAAGCCGATGCTACCGAGGCGGAAATAATGACCGGTCATAATGATAGGAGAAAAGCTGCAAAGGAGCTTCATAATCTTGGTGCAAAAGAGGTGTTGATTACGCACAATACTGAAGTAATAGTATACGACGGTGAAAGGTTTTTCAGCGAGCCATTGAAACCCAGAAAACTTTTAGGAAGAACAGGAAGGGGTGACACCTGTTTTAGCGCATATATCACGGAGCGTCTTTACAAAAAGCCTCATGATGCACTCCTATATGCAGCTGCTCTGGTTTCGCTAAAGATGGAGACCCCCGGTCCTTTTAGGGGAACAAAGACCGAAGTACTGGATTATATAAAAAAATTTTACCATTGA